The proteins below come from a single Papaver somniferum cultivar HN1 chromosome 11, ASM357369v1, whole genome shotgun sequence genomic window:
- the LOC113324987 gene encoding uncharacterized protein LOC113324987, protein MGLETMPELDLMMTEKKKKNPESIGRSRSTNSVDFSAKIDQNHHRKHRRVKSSLSFLEMPECFELENDEFLLLTFENDEEEHKERVKCDVNKNERLQRRNKIRNDLGLVHPLKEIISDNNGSNSTKAKNRKSGLQKNVDEVVPELENWSPNSVLNLDEFQLDNDSSSLSEEELKERNSNSRWKLSTDTASSDSTSQHFPVTDILEFRTNGSVELTKAEFSATGNCKEMWQQVCKLTEDDMETTSWLLKKQVQRMEEWVEIAAEFGQEILDRLLQEVVTEVGEFTDFAVS, encoded by the exons ATGGGTTTAGAAACAATGCCAGAGTTGGATTTGATGATgactgagaagaagaaaaagaatccaGAGTCGATTGGACGAAGCCGGTCGACAAACTCAGTCGATTTCTCGGCTAAAATAGACCAGAATCATCATCGGAAACACCGGCGGGTTAAGTCTTCGTTGTCGTTTCTAGAAATGCCGGAATGTTTTGAGCTTGAGAATGATGAATTCTTGCTCCTTACGTTCGAAAATGATGAGGAAGAACATAAGGAGAGGGTGAAATGTGATGTCAACAAGAATGAAAGATTGCAGAGAAGGAATAAGATTAGAAACGATTTGGGTTTAGTTCATCCACTCAAGGAAATCATATCTGATAACAACGGATCGAATTCAACGAAAGCGAAAAACCGAAAGAGTGGTTTACAGAAGAATGTTGATGAAGTAGTGCCAGAGTTGGAAAATTGGAGTCCCAATTCTGTTCTTAATCTCGACGAATTCCAACTTGACAATGATTCTTCTTCCCTCTCAg AAGAAGAATTGAAGGAGAGGAATTCAAATTCGAGATGGAAACTGTCGACGGATACTGCAAGTTCAGACTCCACGTCGCAGCATTTTCCGGTGACCGACATTTTGGAGTTCAGAACAAATGGTAGTGTTGAATTAACAAAGGCGGAATTCAGTGCTACTGGTAACTGCAAAGAAATGTGGCAACAAGTATGCAAGTTGACAGAAGATGACATGGAAACAACAAGTTGGCTGCTAAAAAAGCAAGTACAGAGAATGGAAGAATGGGTAGAGATTGCAGCCGAGTTTGGACAAGAAATTCTCGACCGTCTTCTGCAAGAAGTTGTAACAGAAGTTGGTGAATTTACAGATTTTGCAGTGTCTTAG